The following coding sequences are from one Streptomyces venezuelae window:
- a CDS encoding VOC family protein, whose product MSLDLFSGIPVSDFASALTWYERVLGGPPAFLPNDVEAVWQLAEHRYLYIEHLPDHAGHARLTVFVGDFDERVARIAGRGLAPTRRETYANGVRKATYRDPDGNEIGLGGAP is encoded by the coding sequence ATGTCCCTCGATCTGTTCTCCGGCATTCCGGTCAGCGACTTCGCGTCGGCCCTGACGTGGTACGAACGCGTGCTGGGCGGTCCTCCCGCGTTTCTGCCGAACGACGTCGAAGCCGTCTGGCAGCTCGCGGAACACCGCTACCTGTACATCGAGCACCTCCCCGACCACGCGGGCCACGCCCGGCTCACCGTCTTCGTCGGCGACTTCGACGAGCGCGTCGCGCGGATCGCGGGCCGCGGTCTCGCCCCGACCAGGCGCGAGACGTACGCGAACGGCGTCCGCAAGGCGACGTACCGCGATCCCGACGGCAACGAGATCGGCCTCGGCGGCGCGCCGTAG
- a CDS encoding lipase family protein, whose amino-acid sequence MTARSADAMPVRGAEPVRKQHPVPQDQPGRACTEQAPPEQTDPELLIAASILLADAALAARRTGAELTAAGASWRVGLQALRRPAWALGTTLSAARAMSNPAGLGLAANGGLVGETVRSLGAVARRRPACVAMAVDAFAMRIEAAAREHPSLAAPLAKRFTKAVVAGRRIEALRAARELVELLGVTRTLTTISPVVMELLALAGLLDENPTNDSFAWVTLTGGVPTTDPLFGLPAVLIRHLNPGPGRAERCEADAMLARVLARSGNDIVRYIDDISALGNHGLALLRRIDCTDGATRYVLLLPGTSFGRLSNSTPQDLVGAFDALLRTDTTYSRSARQVLVRAGVPEGAELMIVGHSLGGITAMNLACDLDFVSTYRLTHVVTVGSPIDTKRPVDPTTRIVSLVNQHDVIPGLDGRGPASAHDTPDSWVECAWLDETYDYPLSHAPQAYADTLRRGEVPHRDRVNRLITRYDGEIVGNQPYLVRDK is encoded by the coding sequence ATGACAGCCCGGTCAGCCGACGCGATGCCCGTACGGGGTGCGGAACCCGTACGGAAGCAGCACCCCGTACCGCAGGACCAGCCGGGCCGGGCCTGTACCGAGCAGGCTCCTCCCGAGCAGACCGATCCCGAGTTGCTCATCGCCGCCTCGATCCTGCTCGCGGACGCCGCACTCGCCGCCCGCAGGACCGGCGCCGAGCTCACCGCGGCGGGCGCGAGCTGGCGGGTCGGTCTGCAGGCGCTGCGGCGCCCCGCGTGGGCCCTCGGCACCACGCTGTCCGCGGCGCGCGCGATGTCGAACCCCGCGGGGCTCGGGCTCGCCGCCAACGGTGGCCTGGTCGGCGAGACCGTCCGGTCCCTGGGAGCCGTGGCGCGTCGTCGGCCCGCCTGCGTCGCCATGGCCGTGGACGCCTTCGCGATGCGCATCGAGGCCGCCGCCCGTGAACATCCGAGCCTGGCGGCGCCGCTCGCCAAGCGGTTCACCAAGGCCGTCGTCGCGGGCCGCAGGATCGAAGCGCTCCGCGCCGCCCGGGAGTTGGTGGAACTGCTCGGCGTCACCCGCACTCTGACCACCATCAGCCCCGTGGTCATGGAGTTGCTCGCGCTGGCCGGACTGCTCGACGAGAACCCGACCAACGACAGTTTCGCCTGGGTCACCCTCACCGGCGGAGTGCCCACCACCGACCCGCTGTTCGGCCTGCCCGCCGTACTGATCAGGCACCTCAACCCGGGCCCCGGGCGGGCCGAGCGCTGCGAGGCCGACGCGATGCTGGCCCGCGTCCTGGCCCGCTCCGGCAACGACATCGTCCGCTACATCGACGACATCTCCGCCCTCGGCAACCACGGGCTCGCGCTGCTGCGGCGGATCGACTGCACGGACGGCGCCACGCGGTACGTCCTGCTGCTGCCCGGCACCAGCTTCGGACGGCTGAGCAACAGCACCCCGCAGGACCTCGTCGGGGCGTTCGACGCGCTGCTGCGCACCGACACGACATACAGCCGCTCCGCCCGGCAGGTGCTCGTGCGCGCGGGCGTGCCCGAGGGCGCCGAGCTGATGATCGTCGGGCACAGTCTGGGCGGCATCACCGCCATGAACCTGGCCTGCGACCTCGACTTCGTGTCCACGTACCGGCTCACCCATGTGGTCACCGTCGGCTCGCCCATCGACACCAAGCGCCCCGTCGACCCCACCACGCGGATCGTCAGCCTCGTCAACCAGCACGACGTGATCCCCGGCCTCGACGGGCGCGGACCCGCCTCCGCGCACGACACCCCGGACAGCTGGGTCGAGTGCGCCTGGCTGGACGAGACGTACGACTATCCGCTCTCGCACGCCCCGCAGGCGTACGCCGACACCCTGCGCAGGGGCGAGGTGCCGCACCGCGACCGCGTGAACCGGCTCATCACCCGCTATGACGGCGAGATCGTCGGCAACCAGCCCTACCTGGTGCGCGACAAGTGA
- a CDS encoding 1-acyl-sn-glycerol-3-phosphate acyltransferase, whose product MTETHAGPWTDAPTGLLNDVGSELLDGVLGWLADDYLRVEVRGLENIPRSGPALIVANHSGAWGLDAFVLHKLLRRELRRPVLFYASPVVFRLPAVAAYARRQGAFTDDPTLGRDRLAAGHLVALFPEGLDGVGKSFSQRYRLRPFSPAFAATAVRTGVPVVPVSVVGAEETLPKLGEIRTLARRFGLPYFPLTTPLPLPFKWWISIGEPIPAPACAASFAARAAAARQLCDEVWFTLQGMVDRDRRRRTTPFR is encoded by the coding sequence GTGACCGAAACCCATGCGGGACCGTGGACCGACGCCCCGACCGGCCTGCTGAACGACGTCGGCAGCGAGCTCCTGGACGGCGTGCTGGGGTGGCTCGCCGACGACTACCTCCGCGTCGAGGTGCGGGGTCTGGAGAACATCCCGCGCTCGGGGCCCGCGCTCATCGTCGCCAACCACTCGGGTGCCTGGGGACTCGACGCGTTCGTCCTGCACAAGCTCCTGCGCAGGGAGCTGCGCAGGCCGGTGCTCTTCTACGCCTCCCCCGTGGTCTTCCGGCTGCCGGCCGTGGCCGCCTATGCCCGCAGACAAGGCGCCTTCACCGACGATCCGACGCTGGGCCGGGACCGGCTGGCCGCGGGGCATCTCGTCGCGCTGTTCCCCGAAGGGCTCGACGGGGTCGGCAAGTCCTTCTCGCAGCGCTACCGGCTGCGCCCCTTCAGCCCCGCTTTCGCGGCGACCGCGGTGCGGACCGGCGTACCGGTGGTGCCCGTGTCGGTCGTCGGCGCCGAGGAGACCCTGCCGAAACTCGGCGAGATCCGGACGCTGGCCCGCCGTTTCGGCCTGCCGTACTTCCCCCTCACCACACCGCTGCCGCTGCCTTTCAAGTGGTGGATCAGCATCGGCGAACCGATCCCCGCCCCGGCCTGCGCCGCGTCCTTCGCCGCCCGGGCGGCGGCCGCGCGACAGCTGTGCGACGAGGTGTGGTTCACGCTGCAGGGGATGGTCGATCGGGACCGGCGGCGCAGGACGACGCCGTTCCGGTAG
- a CDS encoding nitronate monooxygenase, translating to MQTELSRRLGVEYAIFGFTPFPAVAAAISRAGGFGVLGAVRYTAPDELARDLDWIEEHVEGKPYGLDVVMPAKKVEGVTEADVEAMIPEGHRQFVRDTLAKHGVPELAEGEASGWRITGWMEQVARDQLDVAFDYPIKLLANALGSPPADVIRRAHDHDVLVAALAGSARHARKHADAGIDIVVAQGYEAGGHTGEIASMVLTPEAVDAVAPLPVLAAGGIGSGQQIAAALALGAQGVWLGSLWLTTTEADLHSPALTRKLLAAGSGDTVRSRALTGKPARQLRTEWTDAWDDPQGPGTLPMPLQGLLVAEAVSRIQKYEVRELLGTPVGQIVGRMNSERSVQAVFDDLTRGFERAVDRVIRIAGREGQS from the coding sequence ATGCAGACGGAGTTGAGCAGGAGACTGGGAGTCGAGTACGCCATCTTCGGTTTCACGCCGTTCCCCGCGGTGGCTGCCGCCATCAGCAGGGCGGGCGGGTTCGGGGTGCTCGGCGCGGTCCGCTACACGGCACCCGACGAGCTGGCCAGGGACCTCGACTGGATCGAGGAGCACGTCGAAGGGAAGCCCTACGGGCTCGATGTCGTCATGCCCGCAAAAAAGGTCGAGGGCGTCACGGAGGCCGACGTCGAGGCGATGATCCCGGAGGGGCACCGGCAGTTCGTGCGGGACACCCTCGCCAAGCACGGCGTGCCCGAGCTGGCGGAGGGCGAGGCATCGGGTTGGCGCATCACCGGCTGGATGGAGCAGGTCGCCCGCGACCAGCTGGACGTCGCCTTCGACTACCCGATCAAACTCCTCGCCAACGCGCTCGGTTCACCCCCCGCCGACGTGATCCGTCGCGCCCACGACCACGACGTCCTCGTCGCGGCCCTCGCGGGCAGCGCCCGGCACGCCCGCAAGCACGCGGACGCGGGCATCGACATCGTGGTCGCGCAGGGGTACGAGGCGGGCGGCCACACCGGTGAGATCGCGTCCATGGTGCTCACGCCCGAGGCCGTCGACGCCGTCGCGCCGCTGCCGGTGCTCGCCGCCGGGGGCATCGGCAGCGGGCAGCAGATCGCGGCAGCGCTCGCGCTCGGCGCGCAGGGCGTGTGGCTCGGGTCGCTGTGGCTCACCACCACGGAGGCCGACCTCCACTCGCCCGCGCTGACCCGGAAGCTGCTCGCGGCCGGTTCCGGTGACACGGTCCGCTCGCGCGCCCTCACGGGCAAACCCGCACGCCAGTTGCGCACGGAGTGGACCGACGCCTGGGACGACCCGCAGGGCCCCGGCACGCTGCCGATGCCGCTGCAGGGGCTGCTGGTCGCCGAGGCCGTCTCGCGCATCCAGAAGTACGAGGTGCGGGAGCTCCTCGGCACGCCGGTCGGGCAGATCGTCGGCCGGATGAACAGCGAACGCAGCGTCCAGGCCGTCTTCGACGATCTGACGCGCGGCTTCGAACGGGCCGTCGACCGTGTCATCCGTATCGCGGGAAGGGAAGGCCAGTCGTGA
- a CDS encoding VOC family protein, with protein sequence MAAFYHVCFAVPDLEQAMRDFQRSAGVEWSTPASDRLGAWDYRTVFTSGGAPFIELIEGAPGSPWHTEDGARFDHIGFWSSDIREGSRRLEREGFPVDFSGCPHGRPFAYHRMDSIGARVELVDVSRQQAFLQAWHPGGPPMPAIVETPE encoded by the coding sequence ATGGCTGCCTTCTACCACGTGTGCTTCGCCGTCCCCGACCTCGAACAGGCCATGCGCGACTTCCAGCGCTCCGCAGGTGTCGAATGGAGCACGCCCGCCTCCGACAGACTCGGGGCGTGGGACTACCGGACCGTCTTCACCTCGGGCGGGGCGCCGTTCATCGAACTCATCGAGGGTGCTCCGGGCAGCCCGTGGCACACGGAGGACGGGGCCAGGTTCGATCACATCGGCTTCTGGTCGAGCGACATCCGCGAGGGCTCCCGGCGCCTGGAACGTGAGGGCTTCCCGGTGGACTTCTCGGGCTGCCCCCATGGCCGCCCGTTCGCCTACCACCGGATGGACAGCATCGGAGCGCGCGTCGAACTCGTCGACGTCAGCCGCCAGCAGGCGTTCCTCCAGGCGTGGCATCCGGGCGGGCCCCCGATGCCGGCCATCGTGGAGACGCCCGAATGA
- a CDS encoding beta-ketoacyl-[acyl-carrier-protein] synthase family protein: protein MTRDAAATVTGIGLVTAAGHDTDSTWAAVRAGRATARPDPELLELPVSLSCRVDGMDALRPRQPGTAHLDPGARMGLAAAAQALDAAKLDPTAWDATRVAVVTGCSVGGVHTQRTAAARFASDGPERVSPYFLTGYLPNMVCAAIALHLGATGPTLNVATACASGATALGTARDLLASGQCDIAVVVGADAAVTPLMVTGFSQLRALSDHCSRPFDRARDGFVIAEGAGALILERPEHAAARSAPRLARLIGYGASSDAHHLVAPHPEGHHAERALRAALAEAGVAPGDVGHVNAHGTSTPRGDAMEATLLARVFPHRPPVTSTKGSLGHTLGAAGAIEAALTVLALREDLVPPTAGLTDPDPALDIDVVADRARPLSSDVAVSNSFGFGGHNAVVVLERE, encoded by the coding sequence ATGACGCGGGACGCCGCCGCCACGGTGACCGGCATCGGCCTGGTCACCGCGGCGGGGCACGACACGGACAGCACCTGGGCCGCCGTCCGGGCGGGGCGGGCGACCGCCAGGCCCGATCCGGAACTGCTGGAGCTGCCGGTCTCGCTGAGCTGCCGCGTCGACGGCATGGACGCGCTGCGCCCCCGGCAGCCCGGTACCGCGCACCTCGACCCCGGGGCCCGGATGGGGCTCGCGGCCGCCGCCCAGGCTTTGGACGCCGCCAAACTCGACCCGACCGCATGGGACGCGACCCGCGTCGCCGTCGTCACCGGCTGCTCGGTCGGCGGGGTGCACACCCAGCGGACCGCCGCGGCGCGCTTCGCGTCGGACGGTCCGGAGCGCGTCTCCCCGTACTTCCTGACGGGCTACCTGCCCAACATGGTGTGCGCCGCGATCGCCCTGCACCTCGGTGCGACCGGCCCGACCCTCAACGTCGCGACCGCGTGCGCCTCGGGAGCCACCGCCCTCGGCACGGCACGCGACCTGCTTGCCTCGGGCCAGTGCGACATCGCTGTGGTCGTCGGGGCCGACGCGGCCGTCACCCCCCTCATGGTGACCGGCTTCTCCCAGCTCCGCGCGCTGTCCGACCATTGCTCGCGCCCGTTCGACCGGGCCCGTGACGGCTTCGTCATCGCCGAGGGCGCGGGCGCCCTCATCCTGGAGCGCCCCGAGCACGCGGCCGCCCGCTCCGCGCCCCGGCTCGCCCGCCTCATCGGGTACGGCGCGAGCAGCGACGCCCACCACCTCGTGGCCCCGCACCCCGAGGGGCACCACGCCGAGCGGGCCCTGCGGGCCGCGCTCGCCGAGGCGGGCGTCGCCCCCGGCGACGTCGGCCACGTCAACGCCCACGGCACGTCGACACCGCGCGGCGACGCGATGGAGGCGACGCTCCTGGCCCGGGTCTTTCCCCACCGGCCGCCCGTCACCTCGACCAAGGGCAGCCTGGGTCACACGCTCGGCGCGGCCGGAGCGATCGAGGCCGCGCTGACGGTCCTCGCACTCCGCGAGGACCTCGTCCCACCCACGGCCGGCCTGACCGACCCGGACCCGGCCCTCGACATCGACGTGGTCGCCGACCGCGCACGGCCCCTGTCCTCGGACGTCGCCGTCAGCAACTCGTTCGGCTTCGGCGGGCACAACGCGGTCGTCGTTCTCGAGAGGGAGTGA
- a CDS encoding acyl carrier protein yields the protein MSTSASPATAALITGLLVDRFDVDPAAVRPDARMTELLVDSLMVVEMAITLKDELRVDTTEDELRELTFAEFAARVDERRLDQRCAG from the coding sequence ATGAGTACCTCAGCGTCACCCGCGACCGCGGCTCTGATCACCGGCCTGCTCGTCGACAGGTTCGACGTCGACCCGGCCGCCGTGCGCCCCGACGCGCGGATGACCGAACTGCTCGTCGACTCGCTGATGGTCGTCGAGATGGCCATCACGCTCAAGGACGAACTGCGTGTCGACACCACCGAGGACGAGCTGCGGGAGCTCACCTTCGCCGAGTTCGCCGCCCGCGTCGACGAACGCCGCCTCGACCAGCGCTGCGCCGGATGA